A single genomic interval of Mucilaginibacter robiniae harbors:
- a CDS encoding type 1 glutamine amidotransferase — protein sequence MATTTKDTQEIKIAILDLYDGQPNQGMRCFQEIVARYKISNHVNLSYQIFDVRKKEEVPGTEFDIYLSSGGPGSPIDSEGSNWETKYFNLIDQLEEHNQTTDGPKKHVFFVCHSFQLMCRRLQLGNVSLRRSPSFGVLPVNLVEGGLQDVIFEGLNDPFYAVDSRSWQVVHPNEEQFKATGATLLAIEKERPHIDLPRAIMAVRFNEYFVGTQFHPEADPVGMTAHLLNDEKKQQVVDEHGEAKYHEMIERLEDPDKILLTQTTMIPNFLDQAILSLQEA from the coding sequence ATGGCAACGACGACGAAAGACACGCAAGAAATAAAAATAGCTATTCTGGATTTATACGATGGGCAGCCTAACCAGGGTATGCGTTGTTTTCAGGAGATAGTGGCACGTTATAAAATCAGTAATCATGTAAACCTAAGTTACCAGATATTTGACGTGCGCAAAAAGGAAGAAGTACCCGGTACTGAGTTTGATATTTACCTATCTAGCGGTGGCCCGGGCAGCCCGATTGACAGTGAAGGCAGTAATTGGGAAACTAAATACTTTAACCTGATTGATCAGTTGGAAGAGCATAATCAAACTACTGATGGTCCTAAAAAGCACGTGTTTTTTGTATGCCATTCTTTCCAATTAATGTGCCGCCGTTTGCAGTTGGGTAATGTAAGCTTGCGTCGTTCACCTTCATTTGGTGTATTGCCGGTAAATCTTGTGGAGGGTGGTTTGCAGGATGTGATTTTTGAAGGACTTAACGACCCTTTCTATGCGGTTGATTCACGTTCGTGGCAGGTGGTGCATCCTAATGAAGAGCAGTTCAAGGCTACAGGAGCTACTTTGCTGGCTATCGAAAAAGAACGCCCGCATATTGATTTGCCTCGTGCCATAATGGCCGTTCGTTTTAATGAATACTTTGTAGGTACCCAATTTCATCCCGAAGCCGATCCGGTAGGGATGACGGCACACTTGCTGAATGATGAAAAGAAGCAGCAAGTGGTTGATGAGCATGGCGAAGCAAAATATCATGAAATGATTGAGCGCTTGGAAGATCCGGACAAAATATTGCTTACGCAAACTACCATGATTCCCAACTTTCTAGATCAGGCTATATTAAGCCTGCAAGAAGCTTAA
- a CDS encoding carboxylate-amine ligase has product MNEFTVGVEEEFMVVDPVSRELKSHEQKIVDSAQRIHEDQVKAEMHQAVVEVGTHICRNTEEARKEVSKLRLTVAQLAGDMGLRIGAAGTHPFSHWQHQLITEHPRYNEIVDELQDAARSNLIFGLHVHVGIQSREMAIHIANQVRYFLPHVFALSANSPFWEGRNTGFRSFRTKVFDKFPRTGIPDLFNSIEEYDNYIKLLVKTNCIDNAKKIWWDIRVHPFYETIEFRICDCPMLVDETIAFTAMFQALCAKLYKLRLQNMKFITYPRALINENKWRAARYGIDGKLIDFGKQQEVNTRLLILELLDFVDDVVDDLGCRDDLNYIHKILEHGNGADRQLAVYQQKGNFVDVVDFITSQTLKGI; this is encoded by the coding sequence ATGAATGAGTTTACTGTAGGGGTTGAAGAAGAATTTATGGTGGTTGATCCGGTAAGCCGGGAACTAAAATCGCACGAGCAAAAAATTGTAGATAGCGCACAGCGCATTCATGAAGATCAGGTAAAGGCCGAAATGCACCAGGCCGTGGTAGAAGTAGGAACTCACATATGCCGCAATACTGAAGAAGCCCGCAAAGAAGTAAGTAAGCTTCGCCTTACGGTAGCTCAATTAGCTGGTGATATGGGCTTGCGCATAGGTGCGGCAGGTACGCATCCTTTTTCACATTGGCAACACCAACTAATTACTGAGCATCCGCGCTATAATGAAATTGTAGATGAGCTGCAGGATGCTGCACGCTCTAACCTGATTTTTGGCTTACACGTGCATGTGGGTATCCAATCTCGCGAAATGGCTATTCATATTGCCAACCAAGTGCGCTACTTTTTGCCGCACGTGTTTGCGCTAAGTGCCAACTCACCGTTTTGGGAAGGGCGTAATACTGGCTTCCGGTCGTTCCGTACCAAAGTATTTGATAAGTTTCCACGTACCGGTATACCAGATTTATTTAACAGTATTGAGGAGTATGATAATTACATCAAGCTGCTGGTAAAAACCAACTGCATTGACAATGCCAAAAAAATCTGGTGGGATATTCGTGTGCATCCATTTTATGAAACCATCGAGTTCAGGATATGTGATTGCCCGATGCTGGTAGATGAAACTATTGCTTTTACAGCCATGTTCCAGGCTTTATGTGCCAAGCTGTACAAACTAAGGTTACAAAACATGAAGTTTATCACCTATCCGCGTGCCTTAATCAATGAGAACAAATGGCGCGCTGCCCGCTATGGTATTGATGGCAAGCTAATTGATTTTGGCAAGCAGCAGGAAGTAAATACCCGTTTATTGATTCTGGAGCTGCTTGATTTTGTTGATGATGTGGTAGATGATTTGGGCTGCCGAGATGATTTAAATTACATTCACAAGATATTGGAACATGGTAATGGCGCCGACCGGCAATTGGCGGTTTATCAGCAAAAGGGTAACTTTGTAGATGTGGTAGATTTTATTACCTCACAAACATTAAAGGGCATTTGA
- a CDS encoding ATP-grasp domain-containing protein: MKKIGILFGQEDSFPQAFVDRINAKGEKDITAEFVRVDKVLQGEPLDYAVIVDRISQDVPFYRAALKNAAISGTAVINNPFWWSADEKFFNNALAVKLGVPVPKTVLLPSREHPTDTNEKSFRNLAYPLDWDGIFDYVGFPAYMKPFDGGGWRDVYKISDKEDLWKKFEGTGQLVMLLQEEIIFEDYFRCYCIGGKHVRIMQYEPRNPHHLRYEHGKAPADQKLLDTIKEYVLKLNQYLGYDFNTVEFAVRDGIPYAIDFCNPAPDADIKSVGEENFEWVVETAANYAIERAKQQKPDADNLTWGEYVKTSVGKSPLVSAKPVKATDVTVTQVDHAITDEGKLTGEDKPKKAAKPKAVKELKAEQPATTTEAKPKPAKATKATKTAIPVVEEPKAETESVVKPKAKKTTKKKE; the protein is encoded by the coding sequence ATGAAAAAAATAGGTATTCTTTTCGGACAAGAAGATTCATTCCCGCAAGCCTTTGTTGATCGGATCAACGCAAAAGGCGAAAAAGACATTACCGCAGAATTTGTACGTGTTGACAAAGTGCTGCAAGGCGAGCCGTTGGACTACGCCGTTATTGTTGACCGCATTTCGCAAGATGTGCCGTTTTATCGTGCTGCCCTTAAAAATGCAGCTATATCAGGCACTGCCGTTATTAATAACCCTTTCTGGTGGAGCGCTGATGAAAAGTTTTTCAACAATGCGCTAGCTGTTAAGTTAGGTGTACCTGTACCTAAAACCGTACTGTTGCCTTCCAGAGAGCACCCAACTGATACTAATGAAAAATCATTCCGCAACCTGGCTTACCCGCTGGATTGGGATGGCATATTCGATTATGTAGGCTTTCCGGCTTACATGAAACCATTTGATGGCGGCGGCTGGCGCGATGTTTACAAAATCAGCGACAAAGAAGACCTTTGGAAAAAGTTTGAAGGTACCGGCCAGCTAGTGATGCTGTTGCAGGAAGAAATTATTTTTGAAGATTACTTCCGTTGCTATTGCATAGGCGGCAAGCATGTTCGTATTATGCAATATGAGCCACGCAACCCGCACCACTTACGTTACGAACACGGTAAAGCACCAGCCGACCAAAAACTGCTGGATACCATTAAAGAGTATGTATTAAAATTGAACCAGTACCTGGGCTATGATTTTAACACGGTAGAGTTTGCCGTACGCGATGGCATACCTTACGCCATTGATTTCTGTAACCCGGCACCTGATGCCGACATCAAAAGCGTAGGTGAAGAAAACTTTGAATGGGTAGTTGAAACAGCGGCTAATTACGCTATTGAACGCGCCAAGCAGCAAAAGCCGGATGCAGATAATTTAACCTGGGGCGAATATGTAAAAACTTCGGTAGGTAAAAGCCCATTGGTGAGCGCTAAACCTGTAAAGGCAACTGATGTAACTGTAACACAAGTTGACCACGCCATTACTGATGAAGGTAAACTTACAGGTGAAGACAAGCCTAAAAAAGCAGCTAAGCCCAAGGCTGTAAAAGAACTTAAAGCTGAGCAGCCAGCCACAACAACCGAAGCGAAACCTAAGCCTGCCAAAGCAACTAAAGCTACCAAGACTGCTATCCCTGTAGTGGAAGAACCTAAAGCCGAAACTGAGTCGGTAGTCAAACCAAAAGCTAAGAAAACAACAAAGAAAAAGGAATAA
- a CDS encoding esterase family protein, with amino-acid sequence MTEHYHRWYSHHLGRDLEMLVFGTRGYPVILFPTSQGSFHQNKDHGLIDSVRWFVNEGLIKIYCPDSLDGLTWYNKGIHPGDRAWNYELYDRMLHDELVPWAMHECGVHQVAVAGCSFGGYHAANYAFKHPERVAHLFSMGGAFDIKMFTDGYYNDTIFYNNPVDYLPGSHRHELWQMNIILGTSDWDICKGYNEHLSHLLNHKRIHHWLDVRGQALHDWPVWKEMFPHYLSTIR; translated from the coding sequence TTGACTGAACATTATCATCGCTGGTACTCTCATCATTTAGGGCGAGATTTAGAAATGCTGGTATTTGGTACCCGTGGCTATCCGGTTATTTTGTTCCCGACCTCGCAAGGTAGCTTTCATCAAAATAAAGATCATGGCTTGATTGATAGCGTTCGCTGGTTTGTAAATGAGGGGCTGATAAAAATTTATTGCCCTGATTCGCTTGACGGACTTACCTGGTACAATAAAGGTATTCACCCTGGCGACCGGGCCTGGAATTATGAGCTTTATGACCGTATGCTGCATGATGAGCTGGTGCCCTGGGCTATGCACGAATGCGGTGTACATCAGGTTGCAGTAGCTGGCTGTAGTTTTGGCGGGTACCATGCTGCCAATTATGCCTTTAAACATCCGGAAAGGGTTGCACACCTGTTTAGCATGGGTGGTGCCTTTGATATTAAGATGTTTACGGATGGTTATTATAACGACACGATTTTTTACAACAACCCGGTCGATTATCTGCCCGGCAGCCACCGCCATGAACTTTGGCAAATGAACATTATTTTAGGTACCTCAGATTGGGATATCTGCAAAGGCTACAACGAACATTTATCACACCTGCTGAATCATAAACGTATTCATCACTGGTTGGATGTACGGGGCCAAGCCCTGCATGACTGGCCGGTTTGGAAAGAAATGTTTCCGCATTATTTATCAACCATCAGGTAG
- a CDS encoding alpha/beta hydrolase, giving the protein MLVTENTLTLSSALLEREVTCTILLPENTEPQSLLLLNDGQELENLNLKTLLEYQYERNGITPLLVVAVHAGPERVQEYGVAGELDFKKRGSKASAYTQFILEELLPAISKETGFYNFKTKVYAGFSLGGLSALDITWHHADVFQKAGIFSGSLWWRSRDLADDYTDNDRIMHRVIRDTAGKPDVKLWLQTGTKDEAADRNQNGIIDSIDDTVDLIKELETKGYTRPHDIQYLEMIGGEHNSATWAKALPKFLCWAFAS; this is encoded by the coding sequence ATGCTTGTAACTGAAAATACATTAACCCTATCATCGGCTTTATTGGAACGTGAGGTAACCTGCACCATACTTTTACCTGAAAATACAGAGCCCCAGAGTTTGTTATTGTTAAATGATGGACAAGAACTGGAAAATTTAAACTTAAAAACCCTGTTGGAGTACCAGTATGAGCGTAATGGTATTACACCTTTGTTGGTAGTGGCTGTTCATGCTGGTCCGGAACGCGTACAGGAATACGGAGTAGCCGGCGAACTCGACTTTAAGAAAAGAGGCTCTAAAGCTTCTGCTTATACCCAGTTTATTCTGGAAGAGCTATTGCCAGCTATTAGTAAAGAAACCGGTTTTTATAATTTTAAAACTAAAGTTTACGCCGGCTTTTCGCTGGGTGGCCTTTCAGCACTGGATATTACCTGGCATCATGCAGATGTATTTCAAAAAGCAGGTATATTTTCAGGATCACTGTGGTGGCGCAGCCGGGATTTGGCCGATGACTACACTGATAATGACCGTATTATGCACCGCGTAATACGCGATACGGCAGGCAAACCTGATGTTAAGTTATGGCTGCAAACCGGCACTAAAGATGAAGCGGCCGACCGCAACCAAAACGGCATTATTGATTCGATTGATGATACGGTTGATTTAATTAAGGAACTGGAAACTAAAGGTTACACCCGCCCGCACGATATACAATATTTAGAAATGATAGGCGGAGAACACAACTCGGCTACCTGGGCAAAAGCCCTGCCTAAGTTCTTGTGCTGGGCTTTTGCCAGCTAA
- the typA gene encoding translational GTPase TypA, whose translation MQNQIRNIAIIAHVDHGKTTLVDKILHSCAIFRDNQETGELILDNNDLERERGITIVSKNVSVKYKDVKINIIDTPGHADFGGEVERVLKMADGVLLLCDAFEGAMPQTRFVTQKALALGLKPIVVVNKVDKENCRPEEVYEQIFELFFNLDATEEQLDFPVIYGSSKQGWMSTDWKQKTEDIFPLMDAILENIPAAPYYEGTLQMQITSLDYSSFVGRIAIGRVARGTIKENQPVSLVKRDGTIQKSRIKELYTFEGLGKVKAQEVKAGDICAVVGIEGFEIGDTIADFEKPEQLEVIKIDEPTMNMMFTINTSPFFGKEGKFVTSRHLRDRLYKEMEKNLALKVIETESPDSYLVYGRGILHLSVLIETMRREGYELQVGQPQVIVKEIDGVKCEPIEVLTVDVPGDVAGKVIELVTQRKGDLLVMEPKGDLQHLEFEIPSRGIIGLRNNVLTATAGEAIMAHRFKSYEPWKGTIPGRSAGVLVSMETGKTTAFSIDKLQDRGRFFVDPGVDIYEGQILGEHIRDNDLVVNLVKGKQLTNMRASGSDDNVRIAPAIKFSLEESMEYIQADEYIEVTPQSMRIRKIYLTENERKVNAKRFQS comes from the coding sequence ATGCAAAATCAAATTCGTAATATCGCTATCATAGCACACGTTGACCACGGCAAAACTACACTGGTTGACAAAATTCTGCACAGCTGCGCCATTTTCCGTGACAATCAGGAAACCGGCGAACTGATTCTGGACAATAACGATCTGGAACGCGAGCGGGGCATTACCATCGTATCTAAAAACGTATCGGTTAAATACAAAGACGTTAAAATCAACATTATTGATACCCCAGGCCACGCCGACTTTGGTGGTGAGGTTGAACGGGTTTTGAAAATGGCCGATGGTGTATTGCTGTTGTGCGATGCTTTTGAAGGTGCTATGCCGCAAACACGCTTTGTTACCCAAAAGGCGCTGGCTTTAGGTTTGAAACCTATTGTGGTAGTCAACAAAGTGGATAAAGAAAACTGCCGTCCGGAAGAGGTTTATGAACAAATATTTGAATTGTTCTTTAACCTGGACGCTACTGAAGAGCAATTAGACTTTCCGGTAATTTACGGTTCATCTAAACAAGGCTGGATGAGTACCGACTGGAAACAAAAAACAGAAGATATTTTCCCGTTGATGGATGCCATTCTGGAAAACATTCCGGCAGCTCCATATTATGAAGGTACCCTGCAAATGCAGATTACCTCACTGGATTATTCATCTTTCGTGGGTCGTATTGCCATTGGCCGTGTAGCTCGTGGTACTATTAAAGAGAACCAGCCGGTATCTTTAGTGAAACGTGATGGCACTATCCAAAAATCAAGAATCAAAGAACTTTATACTTTTGAAGGCTTAGGTAAAGTAAAAGCCCAAGAAGTAAAAGCAGGCGATATTTGTGCTGTAGTAGGTATTGAAGGTTTTGAAATTGGTGATACCATTGCTGATTTTGAAAAACCGGAACAACTGGAGGTTATCAAAATTGATGAGCCTACTATGAACATGATGTTCACCATTAACACTTCACCGTTTTTTGGCAAAGAAGGCAAGTTTGTAACTTCACGCCACTTGCGCGACCGTTTGTACAAAGAGATGGAGAAAAACCTGGCGTTGAAAGTTATTGAAACTGAATCGCCTGATTCATACTTGGTATATGGCCGTGGTATTCTGCACTTGTCGGTACTGATTGAGACTATGCGCCGTGAAGGTTATGAGTTACAAGTAGGTCAGCCGCAAGTAATTGTAAAAGAAATTGATGGTGTTAAATGCGAGCCTATTGAGGTTTTAACCGTTGACGTACCTGGTGATGTGGCCGGTAAAGTAATTGAGCTGGTAACCCAGCGTAAAGGCGACCTGTTGGTAATGGAACCAAAAGGTGATTTACAGCACTTGGAGTTTGAAATTCCATCACGTGGTATTATCGGTTTACGTAACAACGTATTAACTGCAACTGCTGGTGAGGCTATTATGGCACACCGTTTTAAATCTTACGAACCTTGGAAAGGCACCATTCCTGGTCGTTCGGCTGGTGTACTAGTATCTATGGAAACAGGTAAAACTACAGCCTTTTCTATTGATAAATTACAGGATCGTGGCCGTTTCTTTGTTGATCCGGGCGTGGATATCTACGAAGGTCAGATTTTAGGCGAGCACATTCGTGATAACGATTTAGTAGTTAACCTGGTTAAAGGTAAACAGTTAACCAACATGCGTGCATCAGGTAGTGACGATAACGTACGTATTGCACCAGCTATTAAATTCTCACTGGAAGAATCAATGGAGTATATTCAAGCTGACGAGTACATTGAGGTTACGCCACAAAGCATGCGTATCCGTAAAATTTACTTAACTGAAAATGAGCGTAAAGTAAACGCTAAACGTTTCCAGTCATAA
- a CDS encoding FkbM family methyltransferase yields the protein MFQNEDMMLNHPDFKPYHSYSQDGEDMILRSLLAESIPNFNDYRGFYIDIGAHHPYRFSNTMHFYELGWQGINIEPTPAAMQLFEQYRKRDVNLNIGIGEQPGKLTLYCFNESALNSFDKALSESRDQEDTPYHIVSTAEVEVRPLAQVLDQYLPADIVINFMSVDVSGLDVDVLQSNNWDKYRPRFVLAEDADINFSYLDASEAHSFLAEQGYEVAGKTLRTLIFKQKR from the coding sequence ATGTTTCAGAATGAAGATATGATGCTTAATCATCCCGACTTTAAACCCTACCATTCTTACTCGCAAGATGGTGAGGATATGATATTAAGAAGTTTACTGGCCGAAAGCATTCCAAACTTCAATGATTATCGCGGCTTTTATATTGATATTGGCGCTCATCACCCTTACCGGTTTTCTAACACCATGCATTTTTATGAGCTAGGCTGGCAGGGTATTAATATTGAACCTACGCCAGCTGCGATGCAGTTATTTGAACAATATCGTAAACGTGATGTTAACCTAAACATCGGTATAGGTGAACAACCCGGTAAACTAACGCTGTATTGTTTTAATGAATCAGCACTGAATAGTTTTGATAAAGCTTTATCTGAAAGCCGTGATCAGGAAGATACACCTTACCACATTGTTTCAACCGCCGAAGTAGAAGTGCGTCCGTTGGCTCAGGTGCTGGATCAATATTTACCGGCTGATATCGTAATTAATTTTATGAGTGTAGATGTTTCGGGCTTGGATGTAGATGTGCTGCAATCCAATAATTGGGACAAATACCGTCCTCGTTTTGTACTGGCCGAAGATGCTGATATTAATTTTAGCTATTTAGATGCCTCAGAAGCGCATAGCTTTTTAGCCGAACAAGGTTATGAAGTTGCCGGCAAAACCTTACGAACTTTAATTTTTAAACAAAAAAGGTAG
- a CDS encoding flippase, producing the protein MRIPSIPGFDQQAFEKYLKNTGWLMLAKVGVMLVKSVVTTFALSNYLEASQFGILNYPMTIVTFSTAIAALGLDGFVTRELISRPEKKEAYLGTAFILRLLAGFGTLPLVYLAYHIINSAKPLQTPFHYVLIVAFIAVVQSVNIIDSFFQSKVQGKYIMYVQLAGNVLSTLTKLAFIVLKLPLIWFVYSLLLDAVFVAGSYLVMYQLKGNHIQRWKFDSSIAGYLLKHSWPLAFSAVLNTIYMKIDQGMIGTYLEIKQLGIYSNVANLSESYYFIPLAVVSSVFPAIMHARNTDQERYYKRLQNLYDLMVVLSVGAAIVLSFGSTYIYHWFLKREYWAGAPVLAVYVWAGVFAFLGVASGQYLIAEGYTKLAMLRTAAGALVNVILNIFWIPRYGIMGAAYATLIAYGVAAFFILFIPRTRGQGIQMLKSLFLISLFQKITNR; encoded by the coding sequence ATGCGCATACCCAGCATTCCAGGATTTGACCAGCAAGCCTTTGAAAAGTATTTAAAGAATACCGGCTGGCTCATGTTGGCTAAAGTTGGTGTAATGCTGGTCAAAAGTGTGGTCACTACGTTTGCCTTATCCAACTATCTGGAAGCTTCGCAATTCGGCATACTTAACTACCCCATGACGATCGTTACCTTCTCGACGGCTATCGCTGCGCTGGGCTTGGATGGTTTTGTTACGCGTGAACTAATTAGCCGCCCGGAAAAGAAGGAAGCTTATTTAGGTACAGCTTTTATCTTACGCTTGTTAGCTGGTTTTGGCACGTTACCGCTGGTCTATCTGGCTTATCATATTATTAACAGTGCAAAGCCGTTACAAACGCCTTTTCATTATGTACTTATTGTAGCGTTTATAGCTGTGGTGCAGTCAGTTAATATTATTGATAGCTTCTTTCAATCTAAGGTGCAAGGCAAGTACATTATGTATGTACAATTGGCAGGCAACGTACTATCTACGCTTACTAAGCTGGCTTTTATTGTGCTAAAGCTACCTTTAATATGGTTTGTGTATTCGTTGTTGCTGGATGCTGTTTTTGTAGCTGGCAGCTACCTGGTCATGTATCAGCTTAAAGGTAACCACATACAGCGCTGGAAATTTGATAGCAGCATTGCCGGTTACTTATTAAAACATTCGTGGCCTCTAGCCTTTTCGGCTGTACTGAATACCATTTACATGAAAATAGATCAGGGCATGATTGGCACTTACCTGGAAATTAAACAACTGGGTATTTACTCTAACGTAGCCAACCTGAGCGAGAGTTATTACTTCATCCCCTTAGCGGTAGTATCATCGGTGTTCCCGGCTATTATGCATGCCCGCAACACCGACCAGGAACGTTATTACAAACGGTTACAAAACCTATACGACCTCATGGTGGTTTTAAGCGTTGGGGCTGCTATTGTATTAAGTTTTGGATCAACCTACATTTACCACTGGTTCCTGAAAAGAGAATATTGGGCTGGTGCACCAGTACTGGCTGTTTACGTATGGGCTGGTGTTTTTGCTTTTTTAGGTGTGGCTAGCGGCCAGTATCTAATTGCCGAAGGCTACACTAAGTTAGCTATGCTGCGCACGGCTGCCGGGGCACTAGTTAACGTAATTTTAAACATATTCTGGATACCGCGGTATGGTATAATGGGCGCTGCTTATGCCACATTGATAGCTTATGGGGTAGCTGCATTTTTTATTTTATTTATTCCTCGAACGCGTGGGCAGGGAATACAAATGTTAAAATCATTATTCTTAATTTCACTTTTTCAAAAAATAACTAACCGTTGA
- a CDS encoding O-methyltransferase, translating into MSNISKLLNLAKNPARLKSLLSFNEKGYLDTVGWFNAFDSQAPVDYNNRPIPWVTYSFIDFIKDRLRPEHAVFEFGSGNSTLFYAQRTGIVVSVEHDQEWYEKINKTKPDNAEIIFCELQTDGDYCRMPTKLGEAFDIIIVDGRDRVNCCKQAVGALTPNGVIVLDDSERPDYKEGVNFLLQQGFRQIPFSGISPGLFYYKSTTVFYKSDNCLGI; encoded by the coding sequence TTGAGCAATATTTCCAAATTATTAAATCTGGCTAAAAACCCGGCAAGGCTGAAGTCTTTACTCTCTTTCAATGAAAAAGGGTACCTGGATACAGTGGGTTGGTTTAATGCCTTTGACAGCCAGGCACCGGTTGACTATAATAATCGTCCTATTCCTTGGGTAACGTATTCTTTTATTGATTTTATTAAAGATCGTTTACGCCCCGAACATGCCGTATTTGAGTTTGGCTCCGGCAACTCCACTTTATTTTATGCTCAGCGTACCGGCATTGTAGTATCAGTTGAACATGACCAAGAGTGGTACGAAAAGATAAACAAAACTAAACCTGATAACGCTGAAATTATATTTTGCGAGCTACAAACCGATGGCGATTACTGCCGTATGCCTACTAAACTGGGCGAAGCGTTTGACATTATTATTGTAGATGGTCGTGACCGCGTAAACTGCTGCAAGCAGGCTGTAGGAGCTTTAACACCCAATGGCGTCATTGTTTTGGATGATTCGGAAAGGCCGGATTATAAAGAAGGCGTTAATTTTTTACTGCAACAAGGCTTTAGGCAAATTCCATTTAGTGGCATATCGCCGGGTTTGTTCTACTATAAATCAACTACCGTTTTTTACAAGAGTGATAATTGTTTAGGTATTTAA
- a CDS encoding class I SAM-dependent methyltransferase — translation MAHEQLSGNVKTAYDEFYKKHDEAWRMLGAKYKAQHIMQVCQGRTFNKVLEVGAGDGSILQILSEHNFAPEYQAVEISESGVQYIQARQIKNLQSVQVFDGYHLPFADDSFDLIILSHVLEHVEHERLLLREIKRVAKMCVIEVPRDYKAGVDARLQHFLAYGHINMYTPTLLRYLLRTEGFEVITDLTSMIEPEVTRFNTYINQKKAKSFVTDVKIAAEFTAKKVMGSLMGKKKQEELANAYTILCSKTARQTEIF, via the coding sequence ATGGCTCATGAACAGCTAAGCGGCAATGTAAAAACCGCCTACGACGAATTTTACAAAAAACATGATGAAGCCTGGCGTATGCTAGGTGCCAAATACAAAGCTCAGCACATTATGCAAGTTTGCCAAGGCCGCACTTTTAACAAGGTGCTGGAAGTTGGCGCTGGTGATGGCAGTATTCTGCAAATTTTGTCGGAACATAATTTTGCGCCGGAGTACCAGGCCGTTGAAATTTCGGAGAGTGGCGTACAGTATATACAGGCTCGTCAAATTAAAAACCTACAATCGGTACAGGTATTTGACGGTTACCATTTGCCATTTGCCGACGATAGCTTTGATTTGATTATCCTATCGCATGTGCTGGAACATGTGGAGCACGAAAGATTGTTGCTGCGCGAAATTAAGCGGGTAGCCAAAATGTGCGTAATTGAGGTACCACGTGATTATAAAGCAGGCGTAGATGCGCGCTTACAGCACTTTTTAGCTTACGGGCATATCAATATGTACACGCCTACCCTACTGCGTTACCTGTTGCGCACGGAAGGCTTTGAAGTAATAACCGACTTAACTTCCATGATTGAGCCGGAAGTAACCCGTTTTAATACCTATATCAATCAAAAGAAAGCCAAAAGCTTTGTTACTGATGTAAAAATAGCTGCTGAGTTTACGGCAAAAAAAGTAATGGGCAGCTTGATGGGTAAAAAAAAGCAGGAAGAACTGGCTAATGCCTACACGATACTTTGCAGTAAAACCGCACGGCAAACCGAAATATTTTAA
- a CDS encoding glycosyltransferase family protein: MQNLAPIALFVYNRPDHTRRTLNYLQKNQLAEESRLFIFSDGPKTEADQQKVKEVRLLAQQATGFKSVKLIERAENMGLANSIISGVSQLVQEYGKVIVFEDDLLSSPTPFNILMKR; encoded by the coding sequence ATGCAAAACCTGGCTCCCATTGCACTTTTTGTTTACAACCGGCCCGATCATACGCGCCGTACCCTCAATTACCTGCAAAAGAACCAGCTGGCTGAAGAATCGCGCTTGTTTATTTTTTCGGATGGGCCTAAAACCGAAGCCGACCAGCAAAAGGTCAAAGAGGTAAGGTTATTGGCTCAACAAGCCACTGGCTTTAAATCGGTAAAGCTGATTGAACGGGCAGAAAACATGGGGCTGGCTAATTCCATTATTAGCGGGGTATCACAATTGGTACAAGAGTATGGTAAAGTAATTGTGTTTGAAGATGATTTACTTTCCTCCCCTACACCCTTCAATATTTTAATGAAGCGCTAG